From the genome of Lotus japonicus ecotype B-129 chromosome 6, LjGifu_v1.2, one region includes:
- the LOC130726300 gene encoding uncharacterized protein LOC130726300: protein MIEQFVNFIIRPPRAEYNPDQYLWEREFTLAGRKYQRQDLELKNARGYTLQCSHYLPSPFPGDVPLPCVVYCHGNSGCRADANEAAAILLPLNITVFTLDFSGSGLSDGDHVSLGWHEKDDLKMVVSYLRSNKQVTRISLWGRSMGAVTSLLYGAEDPSIAGMVLDSAFSNLYDLMMELVDVYEIRLPKFTVKMAVQYMRRVILKKAKFDIMNLNCLLVAPKTSIPVLFGHGNDDEFVQPHHSDLISESYAGDKSIIKFNGDHNSSRPQFFFDSVSIFFYNVLRPPKVPRAFKLENYYNLGSLKVGSAGNKNVLYKVLSSLQSATSDASSSSSAHPSSSNLTTASVTELLSKVAPVTAAEPNRVEVTRGNDDEPADVKDEQNCVTEDYFSFSGSTRESWGRCSSLGLCDEESYPDFRDDDNGSEVFVTPRGSMKESSSDPKEDGKNQKKKKAEKVLKKLKSERFEKFESLSRRLRLCILKGSAHRRNQSS from the exons ATGATTGAGCAATTCGTCAATTTCATTATTCGGCCTCCCAG GGCTGAGTATAATCCAGATCAGTATCTATGGGAACGAGAATTCACCCTTGCAGGAAGAAAATACCAAAGGCAGGATTTGGAG CTCAAGAATGCAAGAGGCTATACCTTGCAGTGTAGTCATTATCTCCCTTCACCTTTCCCTGGAGATGTTCCTCTTCCATGTGTTGTATATTGCCATGGAAATAG TGGATGTAGGGCGGATGCCAATGAAGCAGCTGCTATTCTTCTTCCATTGAATATTACTGTTTTTACTCTTGACTTCTCGGGTTCAGGCTTATCTGATGGAGACCATGTTAGCCTTGGTTGGCATGAA AAAGATGATCTCAAGATGGTGGTGTCGTATTTAAGAAGCAACAAACAAGTAACACGTATAAGTCTCTGGGGACGATCAATGGGTGCTGTTACTAG CCTTCTTTATGGAGCTGAAGACCCTTCTATTGCTGGAATGGTGTTGGATAGTGCCTTTTCAAACTTATATGATTTGATGATGGAGCTCGTAGATGTCTATGAAATTCGACTTCCAAAGTTCACa GTTAAAATGGCCGTACAATACATGCGCCGGGTTATTCTGAAGAAGGCGAAGTTTGATATTATGAACCTGAACTGTTTGCTG GTTGCACCGAAGACATCCATTCCTGTTTTATTTGGACATGGTAATGATGACGAATTCGTTCAGCCTCACCACTCTGATCTCATATCTGAATCATATGCG GGAGATAAAAGTATCATAAAATTTAATGGTGATCACAACTCCTCTCGACCACAGTTCTTTTTTGAttctgtttccattttcttctaCAATGTCCTCCGACCTCCTAAGGTTCCTAGAGCTTTTAAGCTTGAGAATTATTACAACTTGGGGAGTTTAAAAGTTGGTTCTGCTGGGAACAAG AATGTATTATATAAGGTACTCTCTAGTCTACAGTCTGCAACTTCTGATGCTTCAAGTTCATCTTCTGCTCATCCTAGCAGTTCAAATTTGACCACTGCATCAGTTACTGAACTCCTTTCAAAAGTTGCTCCTGTGACTGCTGCA GAGCCGAATAGAGTAGAAGTAACACGTGGCAATGACGATGAGCCTGCAGATGTAAAG GATGAGCAAAATTGTGTAACTGAAGATTATTTCTCATTTAGTGGCTCAACTAGAGAAAGCTGGGGCAGATGTTCTTCTTTAGGTCTCTGTGATGAAGAATCTTATCCAGATTTCAGGGATGATGATAATGGTTCTgag GTATTTGTGACACCTCGGGGAAGTATGAAAGAATCATCGTCAGACCCAAAAGAAGATGGAaagaatcaaaagaagaagaaagctgaaAAAGTTTTAAAGAAGCTTAAATCCGAAAGATTCGAGAAGTTCGAGTCCCTCAGTcgacgcctgcggctttgcattTTGAAAGGATCTGCTCATAGAA